AGCAACATTGCTGTGCAATATCTCTCAAAATAGTTATATATGATAAGCCGGAAGAAAACATGACGTCAACGCTGGGTTTgcgaaaaaaaagtttgtttccccAGAAAAAAAACTTTTGGCGGGGATTTTGCAtatgagaattttttttttttgcaaagtctCCGTGCGGAGCCAAAACTAAAATCAGCGTCGATATCCAGACAACCGTAAGAAGCGACCGCGTCCCTCTAATGTGTTTGCAGAACCCAAAAGAAAGCAGACTGATATCAGCTTACTTCATCATAAGAAGCACTGTTTTGGAGAATAGGTGTGCATATAAGGATGAGTCATTCTAACGTGAGAGGAAGCAGGAATCAAGCACAAAGGATCTCGAGGAACACCGAACAGCTATCCAACTGAGCACGGCGTAGCAGCCTTTGTCTAGCAGAGTGAAATAACCCAACCCAGGACAGTGATGCACGCCGAGGAACCTGTATTATATCATAACAataccaaaaacaagagcaaattAGGTCATTACACAAAGGGCATGAATCATAAAACAAAACGGTGTGTGCAGCAACATATGAAGTAGTTTAGGTGAAACCCAATACATGACAGAAATCAGATTCTAATTTTGAGGAACACCATATAGAAAAGAGTGGCCTAATTTCgcccaaaaaaatatatatggttAGCAAACAAACAGCAAGTAAAAGATAATGTTACAGTACTATCGCTTATTGCTCCCTATACATAAAAGATGTTATTCTGAAATGGCTGATCCTGCATCAAATAAATAGCGTTGATTCAGTCAGCAAGGAACGACCTGTAACCCAAAGGCATGTCTTTGGCTTACCCAAATATTGGCTAACTCATCGTTACACTACTATCACCTATCGCTCCCTATATACATATGTGTCAGTAGGTGAAACCTGTTTCTGGATTCTATGTGTCCAGATTAGATTCTAATATATGTCGCCTGTTCCTCTTATACATATGTGTCCAGACTCTAATATAAAACTCAACCTGCTTCTATGTGTCAGTAGGCGAAACCCGATAGACGACAGAAATCAGATTCTAATCTGGCCCCTATATACATATTGGTTAGCACTAAGAGCCTTAGATGTATAAGAGGAAAAAACTAATTTTCAAAGCAGCCCAAATAATTTTTATAACTTATAATGTCCAGCTCGTCCTCACCAGCGGCCCCTGGCTGTGGTACTCGTGTAGAAAATCAAACATAAATGATACGGTACCCCAAGTGTTGGCATGCGGCAAACAAAAGCATCAATTGACATACAATTGATAAAGAAAGCAGTGAATCCATGTATAACAGGGAAAAACTAATTTTGAAAGCAGCCCAAATAATTTTTATGACTTATAATGTCCAACTCGTCATTAGCAGTGACCCTCGGGTGTGTTACTCTTGTAGAAAATCAAACATAAATCAAGCATGATGCCAATGCTGGGTTTGGCAAATAAAAATTTTGTCTGCCGAGAAAAAAACTTTTGGTGGGAATTTTGCAGATGtaaaatataatttttttttgcgcAAAGCCTTCGCGCGGAGCCAAAACTAAAACCAGCGTCGATATCTAGATAGCCGTAAGAAGCGACCATGTCCTTCTAATGTGTTTGTAGAACCCAAAACAAAGGAGACCTGATATCAGTTTACTTCATCATAAGAAGCCCTGCTTTGCAGAATAAGTGTGCATACAAGGATGAGGCACTCTTACCTGAGAGCAAGCAGGAACCAAATACAGAGAATCTTGAGGAACACCGAACAGGTATCGAACCTTGCACGCTGTAGCACCTTCTGTCTAGCAGAGCGAAATACCTCAACCCAGGACAGCGATGCACGGTGAAGAACCTGTATTATCTCATAATAATAGCGAGAGCAACAGCAAATTAGGTGAATACACAAAGGGCATAAATCATAAAACAAAACGGTGCGTGCACCAACATATGAAATACTTTAGGCTAAACCCGATAGATGACAGAAATCAGATTCTAATTTGGCCCCTATATACATATCGGTTAGCACTAAGAACCTTAGATGTATAAGAGGAAAAAACTAATTTTCAAAGCAGTCCAAATAATTTTTTTGACTTATAATGTCCACCTCATCCTCACGAGCGGCCCCTGGCTGTGTTATCCGTGTAGGAAACCAAACATAAATCATATGGCACCCCAAGCGTTGGCATGCGGCAAACAAAAACATGAACTGGCATACAGTTGGAAAAAAAAGGCAGTGAAGGCAGGCAGCAGCATGCACAGCCAAATCTCATTCCACTAAtaccgaaatcattttggatgggtAAATGCAAATTGGAACACAGACTTTTTAATATAAAACTCAACCTGTTTCTATGTGTCAGTAAGTACCCTTCTAAATTTTTCAACACAACCCAGCCCATCCAGATTCTAATTTGGCCTGTTTCTATGTATAGGGAGCATATATGTCCAGATTCATCATAAGAAGCATTTGAACAGCTGCTTCTTATCAGCTTACCTCAGTCTACTTCTAAATTTTTCAATACAACCTCAAGAGACATTTGATGGAGCAATCTATaacaataaaatttaatataggcAATCATTCTAAGCCTACACCGCACGTTATCCTATCTCTCTCCTAGATCAAAGGGCGCCGGGCATTTTTAATCTTGGATTCAATGAACACCTGCCTGCCACATACAAATTCCTAGAGTGCTCAAGTGCTGATCGCACAAACCTTTCTCCACATCAAGCTGCACGCATAACATGGCCGCAACCACTGTACGGCTGAGCAGACAGCGGCCACGCCTGAGTAGACAGTGGGCAGCAGCAGTCCCAGACCAACCGCCGACACGGCAGGCCGGAGCTGCCGGCGCTCTACGCTCATGCTAATCAGCGGGCAAGGTTGCACAGGCCGCCATACGCCGACAAGCACAGATCCTAGAGCCCATAACGCTGCATGACGCCCCCGTGTCGCATCCGTGAACGGCAGACACAAATCCTGTGGGGGAACTAACGGATCCGGCCATGGAGCCGCTGGATCCGGTCATGGAGGCCCCGGATGAACCCTAGCAAAAGCGGACGAGAAGATTCCCGGTTGACCTAGGCGCCGGAGTGCGAAGGAGACGAGGAGCAAGGGAGGGAGGCCGCCTTTACCTGGGGCTTGGTCGCGGCGGGTCGTCGCCGAGCCACCCGCGCCGGCCTCCACGCCGGTCGCCGGCGGCGCTCTCGCCAGGTGCGCCGGCCTGGGGCTACGCGCCAGCTGCACCCGCGACTAGCGACGTGGCCGTAGCTGGTGCGTCGCCGTGGGAGACAAGGAGACGAAGGGGAGGCGCGAGCAACGGCGGGAGCGGCAGCGGGGGCGCgagcggcgggcgggcggcggcggcgtccgtgCGACCCGCGAGAGGAATGGGGGAAGACGGGGAAGAGATGAGGCCGACTGTGTGGACCCAAAATCGAAGCCGCGGTATATATTCGGTGGGCCGACTCCGGAGCAGAAGCCGGACTATGCTGAGAGAAGCCGGTGCAAGCCAATAAGGAGCGGCGGAAGCGGATTCCAGTGAAATCCAATCGAAGCAATCACAGCCACCCGATTCAAGATCAGACGGCTGGGAGAATTTTGGCCGACGTAGATAGGCTCCCTGGCGGAGGAGCATGTCCGGCTTGTCTGTCTTAATTATGGAGAGAACAACACATGTTATTTTTGAAATACAGACACAAATACTGATATACATACGCGCATGCTCCTATCAGAGTGCGCACTACTCCTATAAACACATTCTAGAGACTGAGAAGGATATTTGAGATTGACGAAGccactgtttttttttctgaaataaATCTAAATACGAGCAATCACGCTAGATTTAGGACACCTGGATTCCAGAGGTTGACAGGTTCCAACTTCCAAGTTGCACCTGCATTATTCATTGACCATCCAATACACGTGCCAATCTCCGAACAACTTGCAAATGCTACGGGTAATTTTAATGGGAATGGCGACTCTGCCTCCTTTGCAGCACCTGTTGTAGATAACTGAGCCCGAAGAACCCTGGGAGTCCTTGCCAATCCTTTCAGCGTGCCAAAAAATGGCTCGGCAGTTGCAGCATTGCTGATCAGGTGGACCATAATATGATCTTCCAGGATATGAAACTGGTTCATAGATATGGAACAGGCAGATGCATAGTAAGAAGCTCATTTTTTTTGGGCCTGGGCTATGCACCGTGCTAAAAGTAAAAGCACATGTGCTGTGAAGATATGGAATCAGTACCTTTGAGGGCTTCTACGAAGGCCTCATCAAACTGGCCACAGTCTAGATCAGCACTGTGCCTAGATGCAGCACCTGTACAGGTACTATAGGTCTTAGGAATATGGATATGGAAGGAGATAGATAGAGACTGTGTGTCTAGTAGGTCTAAATACCTCTCCAGACAAGGCGATGTTGGTTTAACAGTTTCCTTCTTTTGCTCCTACATGCAGCAGGATTGGATGTTTCTAGAGGACACGAAGTATTATTTCCTGAGTAGAAGAATTGTAAGGCTAACGCAGGAACGGCATGAATATAACGCTGTATGTACACATGGAGGGCTGTACAGCCGATGGCACATACGTGGTCTCGCGCGGCGGCCTGCCGATGTCGGTATACCGGAGCTCTCTGCATGCACAGGAGCCTCCACTGCCATATATAGGCATATACTGTTAGGCTAACCAATATAGACAAATATGCAGTTCTCGGGAATCAGTTCCAGAGATCTTTTATATAAAATAGCGAGTAAAACAAAGTGCGTTTTACATACATGTCTGCTGTGCAGCCATAAGAAGCGGCTACTCCATGTGGTTTCGCTGGCTGTGCATCTTACTATGAAGAGACATAAACAGGTTTTTTTTTTGTGAGCAAAAAAAATACATGATCGATACATAATATGAGTAATATAGAGAGATAAGAGTTTTGACATGGAAAAAGCTATGAACCAGGTACTTGGAAAAAAGGTAAATAGCCATAAATGGCATGAACAAATTGGCTGTGCAGTAAAAAATCTTGGACACAGCTATAGGCCAGGAATCTGCGTCTATATGGCAGAGCGCGGTCGTACGACCATAGTTTCAGTGCCAAACAAGATGTAAGTAACGGAACGCGAAAACATAGTTCCACAGTTGAATCTGATTTATTGCTTTAGGAAGTTGTAATTACAatagaagaaaaaaatattaCAGAGAGATAGTCTAAGAAGACACAGGCTAGAAACACTAAAGAGTAGTACCGTGCGGAATAGCCGCGACCTCATCTAACAGGAGCCGCGCACAAACTTCGAGCGCAGGCAAAAGCACATTTGGGTGTTCTGAGGCTGCTATCACCAATCTAGCAAGTTGTGTACCCCTATTTGCAATTGGGAGGAGCCGCTGGGCAATAGCTCTATACATATGTAATCCATGCATACTGCAATCAACAGCAGGCAAACCATATAGCCTTTGCAAAGCAACAATAGCTTGGAACGCTGCGGCCTCATACATTAAAGCCTCATCTAAATGTGGATGACCCCAAAAAAATAATGTGCGGGGGCCGGCGTGGAGCACACTGGATGGTAGTTCAATCTCTATACCATAAAGATGTGTCCCATCCTGTATCACCTCATGTATACAAGATATATAAGGTAAGCAACATTGCTGTGCAATATCTCTCAAAATAGTTATATATGATAAGCCGGAAGAAAACATGACGTCAACGCTGGGTTTgcgaaaaaaaaagtttgtttccccAGAAAAAAAACTTTTGGCGGGGATTTTGCAtatgagaattttttttttttgcaaagtctCCGTGCGGAGCCAAAACTAAAATCAGCGTCGATATCCAGACAACCGTAAGAAGCGACCGCGTCCCTCTAATGTGTTTGCAGAACCCAAAAGAAAGCAGACTGATATCAGCTTACTTCATCATAAGAAGCACTGTTTTGGAGAATAGGTGTGCATATAAGGATGAGTCATTCTAACGTGAGAGGAAGCAGGAATCAAGCACAAAGGATCTCGAGGAACACCGAACAGCTATCCAACTGAGCACGGCGTAGCAGCCTTTGTCTAGCAGAGTGAAATAACCCAACCCAGGACAGTGATGCACGCCGAGGAACCTGTATTATATCATAACAataccaaaaacaagagcaaattAGGTCATTACACAAAGGGCATGAATCATAAAACAAAACGGTGTGTGCAGCAACATATGAAGTAGTTTAGGTGAAACCCAATACATGACAGAAATCAGATTCTAATTTTGAGGAACACCATATAGAAAAGAGTGGCCTAATTTcgccaaaaaaatatatatatggttAGCAAACAAACAGCAAGTAAAAGATAATGTTACAGTACTATCGCTTATTGCTCCCTATACATAAAAGATGTTATTCTGAAATGGCTGATCCTGCATCAAATAAATAGCGTTGATTCAGTCAGCAAGGAACGACCTGTAACCCAAAGGCATGTCTTTGGCTTACCCAAATATTGGCTAACTCATCGTTACACTACTATCACCTATCGCTCCCTATATACATATGTGTCAGTAGGTGAAACCTGTTTCTGGATTCTATGTGTCCAGATTAGATTCTAATATATGTCGCCTGTTCCTCTTATACATATGTGTCCAGACTCTAATATAAAACTCAACCTGCTTCTATGTGTCAGTAGGCGAAACCCGATAGACGACAGAAATCAGATTCTAATCTGGCCCCTATATACATATTGGTTAGCACTAAGAGCCTTAGATGTATAAGAGGAAAAAACTAATTTTCAAAGCAGCCCAAATAATTTTTATAACTTATAATGTCCAGCTCGTCCTCACCAGCGGCCCCTGGCTGTGGTACTCGTGTAGAAAATCAAACATAAATGATACGGTACCCCAAGTGTTGGCATGCGGCAAACAAAAGCATCAATTGACATACAATTGATAAAGAAAGCAGTGAATCCATGTATAACAGGGAAAAACTAATTTTGAAAGCAGCCCAAATAATTTTTATGACTTATAATGTCCAACTCGTCATTAGCAGTGACCCTCGGGTGTGTTACTCTTGTAGAAAATCAAACATAAATCAAGCATGATGCCAATGCTGGGTTTGGCAAATAAAAATTTTGTCTGCCGAGAAAAAAACTTTTGGTGGGAATTTTGCAGATGtaaaatataatttttttttgcgcAAAGCCTTCGCGCGGAGCCAAAACTAAAACCAGCGTCGATATCTAGATAGCCGTAAGAAGCGACCATGTCCTTCTAATGTGTTTGTAGAACCCAAAACAAAGGAGACTGATATCAGTTTACTTCATCATAAGAAGCCCTGCTTTGCAGAATAAGTGTGCATACAAGGATGAGGCACTCTTACCTGAGAGCAAGCAGGAACCAAATACAGAGAATCTTGAGGAACACCGAACAGGTATCGAACCTTGCACGCTGTAGCACCTTCTGTCTAGCAGAGCGAAATACCTCAACCCAGGACAGCGATGCACGGTGAAGAACATGTATTATCTCATAATAATAGCGAGAGCAACAGCAAATTAGGTGAATACACAAAGGGCATAAATCATAAAACAAAACGGTGCGTGCACCAACATATGAAATACTTTAGGCTAAACCCGATAGATGACAGAAATCAGATTCTAATTTGGCCCCTATATACATATCGGTTAGCACTAAGAACCTTAGATGTATAAGAGGAAAAAATTAATTTTCAAAGCAGTCCAAATAATTTTTTTGACTTATAATGTCCACCTCATCCTCACGAGCGGCCCCTGGCTGTGTTATCCGTGTAGGAAACCAAACATAAATCATATGGCACCCCAAGCGTTGGCATGCGGCAAACAAAAACATGAACTGGCATACAGTTGGAAAAAAAAGGCAGTGAAGGCAGGCAGCAGCATGCACAGCCAAATCTCATTCCACTAAtaccgaaatcattttggatgggtAAATGCAAATTGGAACACAGACTTTTTAATATAAAACTCAACCTGTTTCTATGTGTCAGTAAGTACCCTTCTAAATTTTTCAACACAACCCAGCCCATCCAGATTCTAATTTGGCCTGTTTCTATGTATAGGGAGCATATATGTCCAGATTCATCATAAGAAGCATTTGAACAGCTGCTTCTTATCAGCTTACCTCAGTCTACTTCTAAATTTTTCAATACAACCTCAAGAGACATTTGATGGAGCAATCTATaacaataaaatttaatataggcAATCATTCTAAGCCTACACCGCACGTTATCCTATCTCTCTCCTAGATCAAAGGGCGCCGGGCATTTTTAATCTTGGATTCAATGAACACCTGCCTGCCACATACAAATTCCTAGAGTGCTCAAGTGCTGATCGCACAAACCTTTCTCCACATCAAGCTGCACGCATAACATGGCCGCAACCACTGTACGGCTGAGCAGACAGCGGCCACGCCTGAGTAGACAGTGGGCAGCAGCAGTCCCAGACCAACCGCCGACACGGCAGGCCGGAGCTGCCGGCGCTCTACGCTCATGCTAATCAGCGGGCAAGGTTGCACAGGCCGCCATACGCCGACAAGCACAGATCCTAGAGCCCATAACGCTGCATGACGCCCCCGTGTCGCATCCGTGAACGGCAGACACAAATCCTGTGGGGGAACTAACGGATCCGGCCATGGAGCCGCTGGATCCGGTCATGGAGGCCCCGGATGAACCCTAGCAAAAGCGGGCGAGAAGATTCCCGGTTGACCTAGGCGCCGGAGTGCGAAGGAGACGAGGAGCAAGGGAGGGAGGCCGCCTTTACCTGGGGCTTGGTCGCGGCGGGTCGTCGCCGAGCCACCCGCGCCGGCCTCCACGCCGGTCGCCGGCGGCGCTCTCGGCAGGCGCGCCGGCCCGGGGCTGCGCGCCAGCTGCACCCGCGACCAGCAGCGTGGCCGTAGCTGGTGCGTCACCGTGTGAGACAAGGAGACGAAGGGGAGGCGCGAGCAGCGGCGGGAGCGGCAGCGGGGGCGCgagcggcgggcgggcggcggcggcgtccgtgCGACCCGCGAGAGGAATGGGGGAAGACGGGGAAGAGATGAGGCCGACTGTGTGGA
Above is a genomic segment from Miscanthus floridulus cultivar M001 chromosome 3, ASM1932011v1, whole genome shotgun sequence containing:
- the LOC136541390 gene encoding uncharacterized protein isoform X7: MSVERRQLRPAVSAVGLGLLLPTVYSGVAAVCSAVQWLRPCYACSLMWRKVLHRASLSWVEVFRSARQKVLQRARFDTCSVFLKILCIWFLLALRFLGVHHCPGLGYFTLLDKGCYAVLSWIAVRCSSRSFVLDSCFLSRAPCSSQGFSAICRKVATHKA
- the LOC136541390 gene encoding uncharacterized protein isoform X4, with product MSVERRQLRPAVSAVGLGLLLPTVYSGVAAVCSAVQWLRPCYACSLMWRKVLHRASLSWVEVFRSARQKVLQRARFDTCSVFLKILCIWFLLALRFLGVHHCPGLGYFTLLDKGCYAVLSWIAVRCSSRSFVLDSCFLSLRCTASETTWSSRFLWLHSRHWRLLCMQRAPVYRHRQAAARDHKHPILLHVGAKEGNC
- the LOC136541390 gene encoding uncharacterized protein isoform X6, with translation MSVERRQLRPAVSAVGLGLLLPTVYSGVAAVCSAVQWLRPCYACSLMWRKVLHRASLSWVEVFRSARQKVLQRARFDTCSVFLKILCIWFLLALRFLGVHHCPGLGYFTLLDKGCYAVLSWIAVRCSSRSFVLDSCFLSLRCTASETTWSSRFLWLHSRHWRLLCMQRAPVYRHRQAAARDHEIILRVL
- the LOC136541390 gene encoding uncharacterized protein isoform X5, which codes for MSVERRQLRPAVSAVGLGLLLPTVYSGVAAVCSAVQWLRPCYACSLMWRKVLHRASLSWVEVFRSARQKVLQRARFDTCSVFLKILCIWFLLALRFLGVHHCPGLGYFTLLDKGCYAVLSWIAVRCSSRSFVLDSCFLSLRCTASETTWSSRFLWLHSRHVHHAAAKVSQQSAERSPRTRHNYSSHQKMDTL
- the LOC136541390 gene encoding uncharacterized protein isoform X3 is translated as MSVERRQLRPAVSAVGLGLLLPTVYSGVAAVCSAVQWLRPCYACSLMWRKVLHRASLSWVEVFRSARQKVLQRARFDTCSVFLKILCIWFLLALRFLGVHHCPGLGYFTLLDKGCYAVLSWIAVRCSSRSFVLDSCFLSLRCTASETTWSSRFLWLHSRHWRLLCMQRAPVYRHRQAAARDHVHHAAAKVSQQSAERSPRTRHNYSSHQKMDTL
- the LOC136543249 gene encoding uncharacterized protein gives rise to the protein MQRAPVYRHRQAAARDHVCAIGCTALHVYIQRYIHAVPALALQFFYSGNNTSCPLETSNPAACRSKRRKLLNQHRLVWRGAASRHSADLDCGQFDEAFVEALKVSYPGRSYYGPPDQQCCNCRAIFWHAERIGKDSQGSSGSVIYNRCNLEVGTCQPLESRCPKSSVIARI